Proteins encoded together in one Gemmatimonadota bacterium DH-78 window:
- a CDS encoding SPFH domain-containing protein produces MGTETLIGAAVLALVILVVALVAVATVKALIVIVPPNRAAVITGRNRQLQSGQRIGYRSVIGGRTLRIPIVETVQHVSLETFPIEISVKNAFSKGNIPLNVEAIANVKIASEPETTFNNAVERLLGKTEVEIQSMAKDTLMGNLRGVLATLTPEAVNEDRLGFAKALAEDAGEDLAALGFHLDVLKIQNVSDERGYLEAIGRKKAAEAVREAEIAEANAEADTREAQAEARKRAEVREAETAVNVAEAQNTLRVRQAQLDEEGEIAERTARVKAEQAEVEAQRELERKRVEREQERLRADVIEPALADREARKAEAEAEAAPILERGKAQVEVLKRLYAEVQQGGDQAFAVFLAEKLPELLTTAVEAVKGTEIDRLVVMDGGDGDGVANAANQKVRGALGTVETLAASLGLDLEEVLRAANRKALQSGRTEATPTRAPNPPQS; encoded by the coding sequence ATGGGAACCGAGACACTGATCGGCGCGGCCGTGCTCGCCCTGGTCATCCTGGTGGTCGCCCTCGTGGCGGTGGCCACCGTGAAGGCCCTCATCGTGATCGTGCCGCCCAACCGGGCCGCCGTCATCACCGGTCGCAACCGCCAGCTGCAGAGCGGTCAGCGCATCGGCTACCGTTCGGTGATCGGAGGGCGCACCCTGCGCATTCCGATCGTCGAGACGGTGCAGCACGTGAGTCTCGAGACCTTCCCGATCGAGATCTCGGTGAAGAACGCCTTCTCGAAGGGCAACATTCCGCTGAACGTGGAGGCGATCGCGAACGTGAAGATCGCCTCCGAGCCCGAGACCACCTTCAACAACGCCGTGGAGCGCCTGCTCGGAAAGACCGAGGTGGAGATTCAGTCGATGGCCAAGGACACCCTCATGGGTAACCTGCGCGGCGTGCTGGCCACCCTCACCCCCGAAGCGGTGAACGAGGACCGGCTCGGCTTCGCCAAGGCGCTGGCCGAGGACGCGGGCGAGGATCTCGCGGCACTGGGATTCCACCTCGACGTGCTCAAGATTCAGAACGTGAGCGACGAGCGGGGCTATCTCGAGGCCATCGGGCGGAAGAAGGCCGCCGAGGCGGTGCGCGAGGCGGAGATCGCCGAGGCCAACGCCGAGGCCGACACCCGCGAGGCCCAGGCCGAGGCCCGCAAGCGCGCCGAAGTGCGCGAGGCCGAGACGGCGGTCAACGTGGCCGAGGCGCAGAACACGCTGCGGGTGCGACAGGCCCAGCTCGACGAGGAGGGTGAGATCGCCGAGCGCACGGCCCGCGTGAAGGCCGAGCAGGCCGAGGTGGAGGCGCAGCGCGAACTCGAGCGCAAGCGCGTGGAGCGGGAGCAGGAGCGACTCCGCGCCGACGTGATCGAGCCCGCCCTGGCCGACCGCGAGGCGCGCAAGGCCGAGGCCGAAGCCGAAGCGGCCCCGATCCTCGAGCGAGGAAAGGCGCAGGTGGAGGTGCTCAAGCGGCTCTACGCCGAGGTGCAGCAGGGCGGCGATCAGGCCTTCGCCGTCTTCCTGGCCGAGAAGCTGCCCGAGCTGCTGACGACCGCCGTCGAAGCGGTGAAGGGCACCGAGATCGACCGCCTGGTGGTGATGGACGGAGGCGATGGCGACGGGGTGGCCAACGCGGCCAACCAGAAGGTGCGCGGTGCCCTCGGCACCGTGGAGACGCTGGCTGCCTCGCTCGGACTGGACCTCGAAGAGGTGCTGCGCGCCGCGAACCGGAAGGCGCTCCAGTCGGGCCGGACGGAGGCTACGCCGACCCGCGCGCCGAACCCGCCGCAGTCATGA
- a CDS encoding NfeD family protein — MLALYLFSLIIGGGFLLLSVLGGGGEGDIDLDGGLDLDLDLDGDALDGVADLDGGPDDAASRIFSIRTVVYALFGFGATGTVLTQLGVGLITTLAFSVVGGIASGLLVSLVFHFLVKTDSGEHQGDSSLVGLDGVVTLPIDEVRPGTVMVERGGRRFALRALPHSTTEGDPAAWSRVIVVDMEGGVARVAPLAADELDALGSGEH, encoded by the coding sequence ATGCTCGCACTCTACCTGTTCTCGTTGATCATCGGTGGCGGCTTCCTGCTTCTCTCCGTGCTCGGCGGAGGCGGCGAGGGCGACATCGATCTCGACGGGGGTCTCGACCTCGATCTGGATCTGGACGGCGACGCCCTCGACGGGGTGGCCGATCTCGACGGCGGGCCCGACGACGCCGCCAGCCGCATCTTCTCGATCCGCACCGTGGTGTACGCCCTCTTCGGCTTCGGGGCGACCGGCACGGTGCTCACCCAGCTCGGCGTCGGGCTGATCACCACCCTGGCCTTCTCGGTGGTCGGCGGAATCGCCTCCGGACTGCTCGTGAGTCTCGTCTTCCACTTCCTGGTGAAGACCGACTCCGGAGAACACCAGGGGGACTCCTCGCTGGTCGGGCTCGACGGGGTGGTCACCCTCCCCATCGACGAGGTGCGGCCGGGCACGGTGATGGTGGAACGCGGCGGGCGTCGCTTCGCGCTTCGGGCCCTCCCCCACTCGACCACCGAGGGCGATCCCGCCGCCTGGAGCCGGGTGATCGTGGTCGACATGGAAGGCGGCGTCGCGCGGGTCGCACCGCTCGCGGCCGACGAGCTCGACGCGCTGGGCTCCGGAGAGCACTGA
- the ychF gene encoding redox-regulated ATPase YchF has product MLKVGIVGLPNVGKSSLFNALTAAGAPSENYPFCTVDPNVGTVEVPDPRLQRIHELTGSKTIVPTVMQFVDIAGLVKGASEGEGLGNQFLANIREVDAIAHVLRCFDDSDITHVLGDVDPVRDRDVVETELALSDLDMVERRLDRVGKKAKSGEKEAIAEQAVLRKVFDALSEGVAVRTLEFTPEERKILKTFQLLTAKPVLYVANVAESDLPEGDNEQVRALRAAIEAEDAGEVVVICSAIESELAELEPEEKAEFLADMGLTEPGLDRLIHAAYHLLGLLTFFTTGERESRAWTARRGSTAPEAAGVIHSDFQRGFIRAETVAYDTFQEVGSWKEARDKGLLRSEGKEYIVQDADIMLFRFNV; this is encoded by the coding sequence ATGCTGAAGGTCGGCATCGTCGGTCTGCCCAACGTCGGCAAGTCCTCGCTCTTCAACGCGCTCACCGCCGCCGGCGCGCCGTCGGAGAACTACCCCTTCTGCACCGTCGACCCGAACGTCGGCACCGTCGAGGTGCCCGATCCGCGACTGCAGCGGATCCACGAGCTGACCGGCTCGAAGACGATCGTGCCCACCGTCATGCAGTTCGTCGACATCGCGGGGCTGGTGAAGGGGGCCTCGGAGGGCGAGGGGCTCGGCAACCAGTTCCTCGCCAACATCCGCGAGGTGGACGCCATCGCCCACGTGCTCCGCTGCTTCGACGACTCCGACATCACGCACGTGCTCGGCGACGTCGACCCCGTGCGCGACCGCGACGTGGTGGAGACCGAGCTCGCCCTGTCCGACCTCGACATGGTCGAGCGCCGTCTCGACCGGGTGGGCAAGAAGGCGAAGAGCGGCGAGAAGGAGGCGATCGCCGAGCAGGCGGTGCTGCGGAAGGTGTTCGATGCGCTGAGCGAGGGCGTCGCGGTGCGCACCCTCGAGTTCACCCCCGAGGAGCGGAAGATCCTCAAGACCTTCCAGCTGCTCACCGCCAAGCCGGTGCTGTACGTGGCCAACGTGGCCGAGTCGGATCTGCCCGAGGGAGACAACGAGCAGGTGCGGGCGCTGCGCGCCGCGATCGAGGCCGAAGACGCCGGCGAGGTGGTGGTGATCTGCTCGGCCATCGAGTCGGAGCTGGCCGAGCTGGAGCCCGAGGAGAAGGCCGAGTTCCTGGCCGACATGGGGCTCACCGAGCCCGGCCTCGACCGGCTCATCCACGCCGCCTACCACCTGCTCGGGCTGCTCACCTTCTTCACCACGGGGGAGCGCGAGTCGCGGGCCTGGACCGCGCGCCGGGGCTCGACCGCCCCCGAGGCCGCCGGGGTGATCCACTCCGACTTCCAGCGCGGCTTCATCCGCGCCGAGACGGTCGCCTACGACACCTTCCAGGAGGTCGGGTCGTGGAAGGAGGCCCGCGACAAGGGGCTCCTGCGCAGCGAGGGCAAGGAGTACATCGTCCAGGATGCGGACATCATGCTGTTCCGGTTCAACGTGTAG
- the rpsF gene encoding 30S ribosomal protein S6, with translation MRLYEVVYIFDATLEEDGVNAKLEKFHTILTNDGAEVVAVDHWGARQLAYPIANHGSGYYVVAHLEAPAEALPEFERIIKLDEECLRYLVVLNEGEPTTGLSLVAEPRPGAENEDEDEDEEEEDDDDDSPPEFQGGRGRRRRHEGPAVTLLNYKDVSTLSRFLTEGGKILPRRTTKVSSRFQRQLGTAVKRARYLSLIPYVRDHEV, from the coding sequence ATGCGGCTCTACGAAGTGGTGTACATCTTCGACGCGACGCTCGAGGAAGACGGCGTCAACGCGAAGCTCGAGAAGTTCCACACGATCCTCACCAACGACGGCGCCGAGGTGGTGGCGGTCGATCACTGGGGCGCGCGTCAGCTCGCCTACCCGATCGCCAATCACGGGTCGGGCTACTACGTGGTCGCCCACCTGGAGGCGCCGGCCGAGGCGCTGCCCGAGTTCGAGCGCATCATCAAGCTCGACGAGGAGTGCCTCCGCTACCTCGTGGTGCTGAACGAGGGCGAGCCGACCACCGGCCTGTCGCTGGTCGCCGAGCCCCGCCCGGGCGCCGAGAACGAGGACGAGGACGAGGACGAGGAAGAAGAGGACGACGACGACGACAGCCCGCCGGAGTTTCAGGGCGGTCGCGGACGTCGGCGTCGCCACGAGGGACCGGCCGTCACGCTCCTCAACTACAAGGACGTGTCGACGCTCTCGCGCTTCCTGACCGAGGGCGGCAAGATCCTGCCCCGGCGCACGACGAAGGTGTCGTCGCGCTTCCAGCGCCAGCTCGGAACCGCCGTGAAGCGGGCCCGCTACCTGTCGCTGATCCCGTACGTGCGGGACCACGAGGTCTGA
- a CDS encoding DUF2232 domain-containing protein: MTEDPATRPPATQRDRGEWKRAFALFLLLLAFSSVSPMILVGLPFALLVLLLPIRRFGALALAALVLMLAFGARDPSGLWYAERGWAVLLGGWFAGLTLRWPASRFTARGLGAAVGASVTAGVWFAVRPTAWAVLDWRIGERIRQGSSAAMQTMQLVRGGEPVPQNLADAVYTTAESQALLFPALVALTSFAALGVAWWMYVRVALGRVGALGPLKDFRFNDHLVWLFVAGLLTLLLGAGELWTRAGSNAVLFMGALYTLRGAAVLLFVNGGISALGIAVVTLGMLFLAPALIVGALVIGLGDTWLDIRARAARAAEADR, translated from the coding sequence GTGACGGAGGATCCCGCGACGCGGCCACCCGCCACGCAGCGGGACCGGGGGGAGTGGAAGCGGGCGTTCGCCCTCTTCCTGCTCCTCCTGGCCTTCTCCTCCGTTTCCCCGATGATCCTGGTGGGGCTGCCGTTCGCCCTGCTGGTGCTGCTGCTCCCGATTCGTCGGTTCGGTGCACTCGCTCTGGCGGCGCTGGTCCTCATGCTCGCCTTCGGCGCGCGGGATCCATCGGGGCTGTGGTACGCCGAGCGCGGTTGGGCCGTGCTGCTCGGTGGCTGGTTCGCGGGGCTCACCCTGCGCTGGCCCGCCTCCCGCTTCACGGCGCGGGGGCTCGGGGCCGCGGTGGGTGCGTCGGTCACGGCCGGCGTGTGGTTCGCGGTGCGTCCGACGGCGTGGGCCGTGCTGGACTGGCGGATCGGAGAACGGATTCGCCAGGGCAGCTCGGCGGCGATGCAGACCATGCAGCTCGTGCGCGGAGGGGAGCCGGTACCGCAGAATCTGGCCGACGCCGTCTACACCACGGCCGAGAGCCAGGCCCTGCTCTTTCCGGCGCTCGTCGCACTGACGTCGTTCGCCGCCCTCGGGGTGGCCTGGTGGATGTACGTCCGGGTCGCACTCGGGCGGGTGGGGGCTCTCGGGCCTCTGAAGGATTTCCGGTTCAACGACCACCTCGTGTGGCTGTTCGTGGCCGGGCTGCTCACTCTGCTCCTGGGAGCGGGAGAGCTGTGGACCCGCGCGGGGTCCAATGCAGTGTTGTTCATGGGCGCGCTCTACACCCTGCGGGGTGCGGCGGTGCTGCTCTTCGTGAACGGTGGGATTTCGGCGCTGGGGATCGCGGTCGTGACGCTGGGAATGCTCTTCCTGGCCCCGGCCCTGATCGTGGGAGCGCTGGTCATCGGACTTGGAGACACCTGGCTCGACATCAGAGCGCGAGCCGCGCGAGCCGCCGAGGCGGATCGCTGA
- the rplI gene encoding 50S ribosomal protein L9, producing MKVILKADMPNLGETGEVVDVKPGYARNYLLPQGYAYEASATNLARIEEEQRQAEERARRDYLEARRRAAQLADATVVFQAHAGEGEDAKLFGSVTNADIADRLNAEGGLDFELDKRLVQLDEPIKALGAYQVPVKLHGEVVIEIDVRVERDEA from the coding sequence ATGAAGGTGATTCTGAAGGCGGACATGCCGAACCTGGGCGAGACCGGCGAAGTGGTCGATGTGAAGCCCGGCTACGCGCGCAACTACCTGCTTCCCCAGGGCTACGCCTACGAGGCGAGCGCGACCAACCTCGCGCGCATCGAGGAAGAGCAGCGCCAGGCCGAGGAGCGCGCCCGTCGCGACTACCTCGAGGCCCGTCGTCGCGCTGCCCAGCTCGCCGACGCCACCGTCGTCTTCCAGGCGCACGCCGGCGAGGGTGAGGACGCCAAGCTGTTCGGTTCGGTCACGAACGCCGACATCGCCGATCGTCTGAACGCCGAGGGCGGGCTCGACTTCGAGCTCGACAAGCGACTGGTGCAGCTCGACGAGCCGATCAAGGCGCTCGGCGCGTACCAGGTGCCGGTGAAGCTGCACGGCGAGGTCGTGATCGAGATCGACGTGCGCGTCGAGCGGGACGAGGCGTGA
- the rsfS gene encoding ribosome silencing factor, with protein MTSEGVPDVIRRAGELALERKAHDVMALDLRGINTATDFFVLASGSSDVQVKAIADHIVDELKKEGHRPDHVEGVGGGRWALLDYIDFVVHVFHVQAREFYQLESLWGDAPRTEFADGDASTESPE; from the coding sequence GTGACCTCCGAAGGCGTTCCCGACGTCATCCGCCGGGCCGGGGAACTGGCCCTGGAGCGGAAGGCGCACGATGTCATGGCCCTCGACCTCCGGGGAATCAACACCGCCACCGACTTCTTCGTGCTCGCCTCGGGATCGTCCGACGTGCAGGTGAAGGCGATCGCCGACCACATCGTCGACGAGCTGAAGAAGGAGGGCCATCGCCCCGACCACGTCGAAGGCGTGGGTGGGGGGCGATGGGCCCTCCTCGACTACATCGACTTCGTCGTGCACGTCTTCCACGTGCAGGCTCGGGAGTTCTACCAGCTCGAGTCGCTGTGGGGAGACGCGCCGCGTACGGAGTTCGCCGACGGAGACGCCTCGACGGAGTCCCCGGAGTAG
- a CDS encoding SPOR domain-containing protein, with the protein MTPDVSWHGLSIDAPGPPPAELDRTGAVALIPAGDRAFAAAAALTLARSLARHGRRVFLCDLDLAAPRLHIMAGVPRDAGVTDFVLYGASAGHVVTELEERLLFVSSGTPVVAYETVFGSDRWEALIAAATHARACLLLMVPPEVKGADAVLARAETLVALGEEDECPDLGDHASKLRLGFHPHAPAPAPPVEAPAQGAVHATIEPAREDDVWSADPAATGPDPDAEETLSLATAAAMNRAHRKASESSEGGSRLWLLLLLLLLLAVVVAGWMGWISVPGIVPRRAETSQAVAREAAVDPSSTPAAARDEASPAPLSDTAPPSTPSATEAPVQGWTLRLGAFQNGDVARREAARYGAAAPGHVFAVVPVDIGDTRWFRVVSVVATDEAAAEMERAALASQLAVGADDSNGWISRSSPFAFLLSEHGARSEAEARVAALVAEGVDAYLLAVPGADGAPGYRVYAGAYADVAEARAMQEVLQGVGLGSALLVERRGTRPE; encoded by the coding sequence ATGACGCCCGACGTCTCCTGGCACGGTCTGTCCATCGATGCGCCGGGGCCGCCCCCCGCTGAACTCGACCGCACGGGGGCGGTGGCTCTGATCCCCGCCGGGGACCGGGCCTTCGCGGCAGCCGCGGCGCTCACCCTCGCCCGGTCGCTGGCGCGGCACGGCCGACGGGTCTTTCTCTGCGACCTCGATCTCGCCGCCCCTCGACTGCACATCATGGCCGGGGTGCCGCGCGACGCCGGCGTGACCGACTTCGTGCTCTACGGCGCGAGCGCGGGGCATGTGGTGACCGAACTCGAGGAGCGTCTGCTCTTCGTGTCTTCGGGGACTCCGGTCGTGGCGTACGAGACGGTCTTCGGCAGCGACCGCTGGGAGGCCTTGATCGCGGCGGCCACGCACGCTCGCGCCTGTCTGCTCCTGATGGTGCCGCCCGAGGTGAAGGGTGCCGACGCCGTGCTCGCTCGGGCCGAAACCCTGGTGGCGCTCGGGGAAGAGGACGAGTGCCCGGACCTCGGCGATCACGCGTCGAAGCTGCGTCTGGGTTTCCACCCCCACGCTCCCGCTCCCGCGCCGCCGGTCGAGGCCCCCGCGCAGGGCGCGGTCCACGCCACGATCGAGCCGGCCCGCGAGGACGACGTCTGGTCGGCGGACCCCGCCGCCACGGGCCCCGACCCGGACGCGGAGGAGACGCTCAGCCTGGCGACCGCCGCCGCCATGAACCGCGCGCACCGCAAGGCGTCGGAATCGAGCGAGGGGGGAAGCCGCCTGTGGCTGCTCCTCCTGCTGCTGCTCCTGCTCGCGGTGGTCGTGGCCGGGTGGATGGGCTGGATCTCCGTGCCGGGGATCGTGCCGAGGCGCGCCGAGACCTCGCAGGCCGTCGCCCGCGAGGCGGCGGTCGATCCCTCGTCGACCCCGGCGGCCGCGCGCGACGAGGCGTCACCGGCGCCGCTGTCCGACACCGCGCCGCCGTCCACCCCCTCCGCCACCGAGGCACCGGTGCAGGGATGGACGCTGCGACTGGGCGCGTTCCAGAACGGCGACGTCGCGCGGCGGGAGGCCGCCCGCTACGGCGCCGCCGCGCCCGGGCACGTCTTCGCCGTCGTCCCGGTCGACATCGGCGACACCCGCTGGTTCCGGGTGGTGTCGGTGGTGGCCACCGACGAGGCCGCCGCCGAGATGGAGCGCGCCGCGCTCGCCAGCCAGCTCGCGGTCGGAGCCGACGACTCCAACGGGTGGATCTCCCGCTCGTCGCCCTTCGCCTTCCTGCTCTCGGAGCACGGGGCTCGGAGCGAGGCCGAGGCGCGGGTGGCCGCCCTCGTCGCGGAGGGTGTCGACGCCTACCTGCTGGCCGTTCCCGGAGCCGACGGAGCACCCGGCTACCGGGTGTACGCCGGGGCCTACGCCGACGTGGCCGAGGCCCGCGCCATGCAGGAGGTGCTGCAGGGGGTCGGGCTCGGCTCGGCTCTGCTGGTGGAGCGCCGGGGGACCCGCCCCGAATGA